In a single window of the Terriglobus roseus genome:
- a CDS encoding LysR family transcriptional regulator: MVENRHLRYFLEVAKTLHMTRAAEGLHIAQPALTQNMHQLEAELGVRLFDREGRRLSLTAAGLVFVEEARKSLRTFEGAQLAAQRAARGEGGEIAIGFQSTAGLAVIPKLLKELGNRYPEIKVVLKEMGSSAQKNALRQAEIDVGILYSLPDREFAHHMLVPESLVVAIPEVHALAARESISMQDLRDEIFVLPALESAELLRESVMAECADAGFKPYRIQDITTAQTALGLVSVGFGISILPASIRFLERPGVVIRPIRNSRLQAQLTLMWSPTHPSPIIPKLKECLD, encoded by the coding sequence ATGGTTGAGAATCGCCATTTGCGGTATTTCCTCGAGGTGGCGAAGACACTCCACATGACCCGCGCCGCCGAAGGGCTGCACATCGCTCAGCCCGCGCTCACACAGAACATGCACCAGCTTGAGGCGGAGTTGGGCGTGAGACTATTCGACCGGGAAGGGCGGCGCCTGTCCCTGACGGCTGCTGGTCTGGTCTTCGTCGAGGAAGCCAGAAAAAGCTTGAGGACGTTTGAAGGTGCTCAGCTTGCCGCACAGCGCGCGGCCCGGGGTGAGGGTGGTGAAATCGCCATCGGATTCCAAAGCACTGCAGGGTTGGCCGTTATTCCCAAACTGCTGAAGGAGCTCGGGAATCGCTATCCTGAGATCAAGGTCGTCCTGAAGGAAATGGGAAGCTCCGCGCAGAAGAATGCGCTGCGGCAGGCGGAGATCGATGTGGGCATCCTGTACTCTCTCCCCGATCGAGAGTTCGCCCATCACATGCTTGTGCCGGAGTCCCTAGTCGTTGCGATACCAGAAGTCCACGCGCTCGCGGCGCGCGAATCCATCTCCATGCAGGATCTGCGCGATGAGATCTTCGTTCTGCCAGCCCTGGAGTCTGCGGAACTTTTGCGCGAGTCCGTGATGGCTGAGTGTGCGGATGCCGGATTTAAACCATACCGAATCCAGGACATCACAACGGCACAGACGGCCCTCGGCCTCGTCTCCGTAGGATTCGGAATCTCGATCCTGCCAGCTTCCATCCGCTTTCTCGAACGCCCAGGCGTCGTAATCCGCCCCATCCGAAACAGCCGACTGCAAGCGCAGCTGACCCTGATGTGGTCGCCAACTCACCCATCGCCGATCATTCCAAAATTAAAGGAATGCCTCGACTAA
- a CDS encoding magnesium transporter CorA family protein, whose product MLTTYSDLNGHLTPTAEGDLRNALWIDLYEPSREEEIRVEAMLQLEIPTRDEMREVESSSALYREHGATFVTIRLVERGASPQPRLASVTLVLAGQQFVTIRYADPKAFQLFTAKAQKPESVLKTALSAMMCLLETVVDRDADLLEEIGDALDPISLEIFSQNAVSMDKIAAADLGGVLKRIGNAGELASRVRESLHSIGRSIPFLQMQMVDDSALQTRLKTLSTDVQSLLEHDNFLQTQIQFLLDSSIGLISIQQNAIMKTLSVAAVVFLPPTLIGSIYGMNFERMPELHWHYGYLWALGLMAMSACGPLLFFRLKRWL is encoded by the coding sequence ATGCTGACGACCTATAGCGACCTGAATGGTCACCTGACACCTACAGCCGAGGGCGACCTCCGCAACGCCCTTTGGATTGACCTCTATGAACCATCGCGCGAGGAAGAGATCCGTGTGGAGGCGATGCTGCAGCTTGAGATCCCGACGCGCGACGAGATGCGCGAGGTGGAGAGCAGCAGCGCACTGTATCGCGAACACGGCGCAACCTTCGTCACCATCCGTTTGGTGGAACGCGGGGCATCGCCACAGCCCCGGCTTGCAAGCGTCACGCTTGTTCTTGCAGGGCAGCAATTCGTAACCATCCGATATGCAGATCCAAAGGCATTCCAACTGTTCACGGCCAAGGCGCAAAAGCCTGAGAGTGTTCTGAAGACCGCTCTCTCCGCAATGATGTGTCTGCTGGAAACTGTCGTGGACCGTGATGCAGACCTTCTGGAAGAGATTGGCGATGCGCTCGATCCCATCTCGTTGGAGATCTTCAGCCAGAATGCAGTCTCTATGGACAAGATCGCGGCTGCGGATCTGGGCGGAGTGCTCAAGCGCATTGGTAATGCGGGGGAACTGGCGTCCCGGGTGCGGGAAAGCCTGCACAGCATCGGTCGCTCCATTCCATTCCTGCAGATGCAGATGGTCGATGACAGCGCGCTCCAGACCCGGCTGAAGACTCTCTCCACGGATGTCCAGTCATTGCTGGAGCATGACAACTTCCTCCAGACACAGATTCAGTTTCTGCTCGACTCCAGCATCGGACTCATCTCGATCCAGCAGAACGCCATCATGAAGACCTTGAGCGTGGCAGCGGTAGTCTTCCTGCCGCCGACACTCATCGGATCCATCTACGGCATGAACTTCGAACGGATGCCGGAACTGCACTGGCACTATGGATACCTGTGGGCGCTTGGCCTGATGGCGATGTCGGCCTGCGGTCCGCTCCTATTCTTTCGGCTGAAGCGCTGGCTTTAA
- a CDS encoding tyrosine-type recombinase/integrase, with amino-acid sequence MSEHHTILGGKVHVYKRPNSSSWQCATYLAGKNRRTTTKEDSLSKAKEFAEDWYLQLRGKLRDGDLKSGKPFRDAAKLYLREFDIMTQGQRNATYARGQHARTNGHLVPFFGSMVLPEITAGTINEYRIHRLEESKASRGKPPAHNTMHQEIVTLRQIFKTALRHGWIEHLPDMSAPYRASAKISHRAWFSPEEYKQLYEATRKRAQHPKQPRFRWEAEQLHDYVLFSANTGLRPDEAMRLQFRDVKIVQDEGSGQTILEIEVRGKRGIGFCKSTVGAVRPFERLKTRLRPDGGPGRAGSRKDSLESGEWQQPVATELLFPKWSRDLFNAILEEEKLRVDRDGRPRTAYSLRHTYICLRLLEGADIYQIAKNCRTSVEMIEKYYAAHLKTQLDASAINVMKPRPRKDSAKKAPRRVELHPLADAM; translated from the coding sequence ATGTCCGAACATCACACAATCCTTGGTGGCAAGGTCCACGTCTACAAACGCCCGAACAGTTCTAGCTGGCAGTGCGCGACTTACTTGGCTGGGAAGAACCGGCGCACAACGACCAAAGAAGACAGCCTCTCGAAAGCGAAAGAATTCGCTGAAGATTGGTACTTGCAGTTGCGGGGCAAACTTCGCGACGGCGACTTGAAGAGCGGCAAGCCGTTCCGGGACGCGGCCAAGTTGTATCTGCGCGAGTTCGACATCATGACGCAGGGACAACGAAACGCAACCTACGCGCGCGGCCAGCACGCGCGTACGAATGGCCATCTCGTTCCTTTCTTTGGCAGCATGGTTCTGCCTGAGATCACTGCGGGCACGATTAATGAGTACCGCATCCATCGCCTTGAGGAGTCGAAGGCATCACGCGGCAAGCCGCCGGCGCATAACACCATGCACCAAGAGATCGTAACGTTGCGCCAGATCTTCAAGACGGCTTTGCGTCACGGATGGATTGAACATCTCCCGGATATGTCCGCGCCCTATCGGGCGTCGGCCAAGATTTCTCACAGAGCGTGGTTTTCGCCCGAAGAGTACAAGCAGCTTTACGAAGCGACCCGCAAGCGGGCGCAACACCCGAAGCAGCCGCGTTTTCGCTGGGAAGCGGAACAGCTTCACGACTATGTTCTGTTCTCCGCAAACACAGGGCTTCGCCCCGATGAAGCGATGCGTCTGCAGTTCCGCGATGTGAAGATTGTCCAGGATGAAGGTAGCGGCCAAACAATCCTAGAGATCGAAGTTCGAGGTAAGAGAGGCATTGGCTTCTGCAAGAGTACGGTCGGAGCTGTGCGACCGTTCGAGCGCTTGAAGACTCGCCTCCGTCCCGACGGTGGGCCGGGACGTGCGGGCAGCCGCAAGGATTCATTGGAGAGTGGCGAATGGCAGCAGCCGGTCGCAACGGAACTGCTGTTTCCGAAGTGGTCGCGCGATCTGTTCAACGCGATCCTTGAAGAAGAAAAGCTTCGGGTAGACCGCGATGGCAGGCCGCGTACTGCCTATAGCCTTCGTCACACGTACATCTGCTTGCGGCTTCTCGAAGGGGCTGACATCTACCAGATCGCAAAGAACTGCCGAACCAGTGTAGAGATGATCGAGAAATACTATGCGGCTCACCTGAAGACTCAGCTCGATGCTTCAGCGATCAATGTGATGAAACCGCGTCCGAGAAAAGACTCAGCCAAGAAAGCGCCTCGTAGGGTTGAGCTTCATCCGCTGGCGGATGCGATGTAA